In Anseongella ginsenosidimutans, one genomic interval encodes:
- a CDS encoding c-type cytochrome, whose protein sequence is MIKKVCLFLALAGSFLAACKDSSKKDPKAIGLLEGRKVDYIRKIPGKNDSIPEEVVRKGEVLMGYSDCYTCHRDDEKARGPAIRDIAARYPLNQVYIKMLASKVINGGSGAWGYAVMIPHPGLSEGDAEAMVTYILSLDTRP, encoded by the coding sequence GTGATCAAGAAAGTTTGTTTATTCCTGGCCCTTGCGGGCAGTTTCCTGGCGGCCTGCAAGGACTCCTCTAAAAAGGATCCAAAGGCTATCGGATTGCTTGAAGGCCGGAAAGTGGATTATATCAGGAAAATACCGGGAAAAAATGATTCCATCCCGGAAGAAGTTGTTCGGAAAGGCGAAGTACTCATGGGGTATTCGGACTGTTATACTTGTCACCGGGATGATGAAAAGGCCCGCGGGCCGGCCATCCGCGACATCGCCGCCAGGTATCCCCTGAACCAGGTATATATTAAAATGCTGGCTTCCAAAGTGATCAATGGCGGAAGCGGAGCATGGGGCTATGCGGTCATGATCCCGCATCCGGGTCTTTCGGAAGGAGACGCAGAAGCAATGGTTACCTATATTCTGTCTCTGGATACAAGGCCATAA